The following are from one region of the Corylus avellana chromosome ca1, CavTom2PMs-1.0 genome:
- the LOC132168532 gene encoding myrcene synthase, chloroplastic-like, with translation MEIGVTTPVVIECGLTTVKLAQCIMEIGVTTPVVIECGLTTVKLAQCIMEIGVTTPMVIEYGLTTVKWWRSTGLGEKLSFARDRLMETFLWTVGVVFQTRFGYCRKMLTKVGTLLTTIDDVYDVYGTLDELELFTDAVERWDTNAMDQLPDYMKICFFALHNSINEMAFDTLKEQGFHSIRYLRKMWADLCKSYLLEATWYHIRYTPSFQEYIQNAWISISGPVLLGHAYFFVTNPVTKEALDCLEEYPNIIRWSSMILRLADDLGTSKDELDRGDVPKSIQCYMNETGATEEDAREYIRSLISTMWKKMNEEVGSASSPFSRTFIEIAMNLGRIAQCMYQYGDGYGVVDRETKKHILSLFIHPIPLHIGIDMKDVLETQP, from the exons ATGGAAATCGGGGTGAcaactccggtggtgattgagtgtgGTCTCACTACCGTGAAGTTGGCCCAATGCATAATGGAAATCGGGGTGAcaactccggtggtgattgagtgtgGTCTCACCACGGTGAAGTTGGCCCAATGCATAATGGAAATCGGAGTGACAACTCCgatggtgattgagtatggtctcactaccgtgAA GTGGTGGAGGAGCACTGGCCTTGGCGAAAAGTTGAGCTTTGCTAGGGATAGGCTGATGGAGACTTTCTTATGGACAGTGGGAGTTGTATTTCAAACTCGGTTTGGATATTGCAGGAAAATGTTAACAAAGGTCGGGACACTACTAACAACAATAGATGATGTTTATGATGTATATGGCACTTTGGATGAACTCGAGCTCTTCACCGATGCTGTTGAGAG ATGGGATACCAATGCAATGGATCAGCTCCCAGATTATATGAAGATATGTTTCTTTGCTCTCCACAATTCAATTAATGAAATGGCATTTGACACCCTTAAGGAACAAGGATTCCACAGCATTCGGTACCTTAGAAAAATG TGGGCAGATTTATGTAAATCTTATTTGTTGGAGGCAACGTGGTACCACATCAGATATACACCAAGCTTTCAAGAATACATTCAAAATGCATGGATTTCAATATCAGGACCAGTTTTATTAGGGCATGCttatttttttgtcacaaatcCTGTAACAAAGGAAGCTTTGGATTGCTTGGAAGAGTACCCCAACATAATTCGTTGGTCATCAATGATTTTACGACTCGCAGATGATCTTGGAACATCTAAG GATGAGTTAGATAGAGGTGATGTTCCAAAATCAATCCAGTGTTACATGAATGAAACTGGTGCAACTGAAGAAGACGCCCGTGAGTACATAAGGTCTTTAATTAGCACCATGTGGAAGAAGATGAATGAAGAAGTTGGATCTGCGAGTTCTCCCTTCTCTCGAACATTTATTGAGATCGCAATGAACCTTGGGAGGATTGCTCAATGCATGTACCAGTACGGGGATGGATATGGTGTTGTAGACCGTGAAACTAAGAAGCACATATTATCATTATTCATTCATCCTATTCCTCTACATATAGGGATCGACATGAAAGACGTACTAGAGACTCAACCTTAG